In Musa acuminata AAA Group cultivar baxijiao chromosome BXJ2-8, Cavendish_Baxijiao_AAA, whole genome shotgun sequence, one genomic interval encodes:
- the LOC135620124 gene encoding probable glutamyl endopeptidase, chloroplastic isoform X6, whose protein sequence is MFLHKVYCRFSLIYPTLCPPPPPPLGSLPHGGGLFCSPPLRVPNSLRFRRVRHMRSHAASSAPSRLARLVPFASAAESGVADPNGSPAPTSLPLEDEESLSLGRYRLPPKEIRDIVDAPPLPVLSFSPHRDKILFLKRRSLPPLSELARPEEKLAGIRIDGNYNARSRMSFYTGIGIHSLTDDGKLGPEQEVHGFPDGAKINFVSWSRDGRHLSFSIRVDEEENNSSKLRVWVADVESGKARPLFQSPDIFLNAVFDNFVWVNDSMLLVCTIPISRGAPPKKPLVPSGPKVQSNEQKNVVQVRTFQDLLKDEYDEDLFDYYSTSQLVLVSLDGTMKTVGPPAVYTSIDPSPDDKYIMVTSIHRPYSYIVPCGRFPKKVELWTTTGKFVREICDLPLAEDIPIAFNSVRRGKRSINWRPDKPSTLYWVETQDGGDAKTEVSPRDIVYMESAEPINGEQPEVLHKLDLRYGGISWCDDTLALVYESWYKTRRTRTWVIAPDSKNVNPRILFDRSSEDAYSDPGSPMMRRTQAGTYVIAKIKKQDEGTYILLNGRGATPEGNIPFLDLFDVNTGVKERIWESDKEKYYETVVALMSDYTDGELPIDQLRILTSKESKTENTQYFLQAWPDKKSFQITNFPHPYPQLASLQKEMIRYQRKDGVQLTATLYLPPGYSPTKEGPLPCLVWSYPGEFKSKDAAGQVRGSPNEFAGIGPTSPLLWLARGFAILSGPTIPIIGEGDEEANDRYVEQLVASSEAAVEEVIRRGVAHPNKIAVGGHSYGAFMTANLLAHAPHLFCCGISRSGAYNRTLTPFGFQNEDRTLWEATNTYIEMSPFMSANKIKKPILLIHGEEDNNSGTLTMQSDRFFNALKGHGALCRLVILPFESHGYSARESIMHVLWETDMWLQKYCVESSDQSSDLYSSSGESPNSSENKAISATGSVPDHESTQEDGFYFTPR, encoded by the exons ATGTTCCTTCACAAAGTCTACTGCCGCTTCTCTCTCATCTATCCCACGCTgtgcccccctcctcctcctcctctcggctCCCTCCCCCACGGTGGCGGCCTCTTCTGCTCTCCTCCTCTGCGTGTCCCTAATTCGCTTCGATTCCGTCGCGTGAGGCACATGAGGTCCCACGCGGCTTCCTCCGCCCCCTCCCGGCTCGCCAGGCTGGTCCCCTTCGCATCCGCTGCCGAGAGTGGCGTCGCGGACCCGAACGGATCTCCGGCCCCCACTTCTCTGCCCCTAGAAGATGAAG AAAGTTTGTCACTTGGGAGGTATAGGCTTCCTCCAAAGGAAATTCGAGATATTGTTGATGCACCACCCCTTCCTGTATTGTCATTTTCACCACACAGGGATAAGATACTCTTTCTGAAACGAAGATCTCTGCCACCGCTTTCAGAGCTTGCTCGCCCTGAGGAAAAGCTTGCTGGTATACGAATTGATGGTAACTATAATGCCCGGAGTCGAAT GTCCTTCTATACGGGGATTGGGATTCATTCCTTAACTGATGATGGTAAGCTAGGACCTGAACAAGAAGTGCACGGATTCCCTGATGGAGCTAAGATTAATTTTGTTAGCTG GTCACGAGATGGTCGGCATTTATCATTCAGCATTCGAGTTGATGAG GAGGAAAACAATAGTAGCAAGCTTAGAGTTTGGGTCGCAGATGTAGAATCTGGAAAAGCTAGACCACTGTTCCAATCGCCTGATATATTCTTGAACGCAGTTTTTGACAA TTTCGTCTGGGTGAACGATTCCATGTTGTTAGTTTGCACTATCCCTATTTCTCGTGGAGCCCCTCCAAAGAAACCATTGGTCCCATCTGGCCCAAAAGTTCAATCAAATGAGCAGAAAAATGTTGTTCAAGTTAGGACCTTCCAGGATCTACTGAAGGACGAATATGATGAAGATTTATTTGACTACTATTCCACATCACAGCTAGTACTGGTATCTTTGGATGGGACAATGAAGACTGTTGGGCCACCTGCTGTATATACATCTATTGATCCTTCACCAGATGACAAGTACATAATGGTTACTTCTATTCATCGACCGTACTCCTACATTGTACCCTGTGGAAGATTCCCAAAGAAAGTTGAATTGTGGACAACAACTGGGAAGTTTGTCAGAGAAATATGTGACTTGCCTTTGGCTGAAGATATTCCTATTGCATTCAATAGCGTACGCAGAGGAAAGCGTTCGATCAATTGGAGACCAGACAAACCTTCAACTCTATATTG GGTGGAGACACAAGATGGAGGAGATGCAAAGACGGAAGTTTCTCCACGTGATATTGTTTACATGGAGTCTGCTGAACCTATAAACGGTGAACAGCCTGAGGTTTTACATAAACTTGATCTTCGATATGG AGGTATCTCTTGGTGTGATGATACCCTTGCTTTAGTGTATGAATCATGGTATAAAACACGACGAACTAGGACATGGGTCATCGCTCCAGACAGTAAAAATGTTAATCCACGAATACTATTTGATAGATCATCAGAAGATGCATATTCTGATCCAGGCTCTCCAATGATGCGGCGAACACAAGCTGGTACCTATGTCATTGCCAAAATTAAAAAGCAAGATGAGGGAACATACATTTTACTGAATGGAAGAGGTGCGACACCAGAAGGAAACATTCCATTCCTTGATTTGTTTGACGT AAATACAGGAGTTAAAGAGAGGATATGGGAAAGTGACAAGGAAAAATAttatgaaactgttgttgcattaATGTCAGATTACACTGATGGTGAATTGCCCATTGATCAATTAAGAATACTTACTTCAAAGGAATCGAAAACGGAAAATACTCAATATTTTCTACAGGCTTGGCCAGATAAAAAGTCATTTCAGATTACAAATTTCCCCCATCCTTATCCTCAGTTGGCGTCCTTACAGAAAGAGATGATCAGATACCAGAGGAAGGATGGTGTTCAACTAACTGCAACACTTTACTTGCCTCCTGGTTACAGTCCTACTAAAGAAGGACCTCTGCCATGCTTAGTCTGGTCTTATCCTGGAGAGTTTAAAAGCAAAGATGCTGCCGGTCAAGTTCGTGGTTCTCCCAATGAGTTTGCAGGAATAGGTCCTACATCACCACTTCTCTGGTTGGCTAGAGG ATTTGCAATTCTCTCTGGCCCAACAATCCCAATTATTGGTGAAGGTGATGAAGAGGCAAATGACCG GTATGTAGAACAACTGGTTGCTAGTTCGGAGGCTGCAGTTGAGGAAGTCATACGAAGAGGG GTCGCTCATCCAAATAAAATTGCTGTTGGTGGTCACTCTTATGGGGCTTTCATGACAGCTAATCTATTAGCTCATGCACCCCATCTTTTTTGTTGTGGCATTTCTCGTTCTGGAGCATACAATAGGACTCTAACTCCTTTTGGCTTTCAG AACGAAGATAGAACACTTTGGGAGGCCACTAATACTTATATTGAGATGAGTCCTTTCATGTCtgcaaataaaataaagaaaccaATTCTATTAATACATGGGGAAGAAGACAACAACTCAGGAACATTGACGATGCAG TCCGATCGTTTTTTCAATGCTTTGAAAGGACATGGAGCACTCTGCCGTTTGGTTATTCTTccctttgaaagtcatggttattCTGCTAGAGAGAGTATCATGCATGTCCTATGGGAGACTGATATGTGGCTGCAGAAATACTGTGTAGAAAGTTCTGATCAATCTTCAGATCTTTATTCATCCAGTGGTGAATCTCCAAATTCTTCTGAAAATAAGGCCATCTCAGCTACTGGATCTGTGCCTGACCATGAAAGTACACAAGAGGATGGGTTTTATTTTACACCAAG ATAA
- the LOC135620124 gene encoding probable glutamyl endopeptidase, chloroplastic isoform X4, whose amino-acid sequence MFLHKVYCRFSLIYPTLCPPPPPPLGSLPHGGGLFCSPPLRVPNSLRFRRVRHMRSHAASSAPSRLARLVPFASAAESGVADPNGSPAPTSLPLEDEESLSLGRYRLPPKEIRDIVDAPPLPVLSFSPHRDKILFLKRRSLPPLSELARPEEKLAGIRIDGNYNARSRMSFYTGIGIHSLTDDGKLGPEQEVHGFPDGAKINFVSWSRDGRHLSFSIRVDEEENNSSKLRVWVADVESGKARPLFQSPDIFLNAVFDKYSFVWVNDSMLLVCTIPISRGAPPKKPLVPSGPKVQSNEQKNVVQVRTFQDLLKDEYDEDLFDYYSTSQLVLVSLDGTMKTVGPPAVYTSIDPSPDDKYIMVTSIHRPYSYIVPCGRFPKKVELWTTTGKFVREICDLPLAEDIPIAFNSVRRGKRSINWRPDKPSTLYWVETQDGGDAKTEVSPRDIVYMESAEPINGEQPEVLHKLDLRYGGISWCDDTLALVYESWYKTRRTRTWVIAPDSKNVNPRILFDRSSEDAYSDPGSPMMRRTQAGTYVIAKIKKQDEGTYILLNGRGATPEGNIPFLDLFDVNTGVKERIWESDKEKYYETVVALMSDYTDGELPIDQLRILTSKESKTENTQYFLQAWPDKKSFQITNFPHPYPQLASLQKEMIRYQRKDGVQLTATLYLPPGYSPTKEGPLPCLVWSYPGEFKSKDAAGQVRGSPNEFAGIGPTSPLLWLARGFAILSGPTIPIIGEGDEEANDRYVEQLVASSEAAVEEVIRRGVAHPNKIAVGGHSYGAFMTANLLAHAPHLFCCGISRSGAYNRTLTPFGFQNEDRTLWEATNTYIEMSPFMSANKIKKPILLIHGEEDNNSGTLTMQSDRFFNALKGHGALCRLVILPFESHGYSARESIMHVLWETDMWLQKYCVESSDQSSDLYSSSGESPNSSENKAISATGSVPDHESTQEDGFYFTPR is encoded by the exons ATGTTCCTTCACAAAGTCTACTGCCGCTTCTCTCTCATCTATCCCACGCTgtgcccccctcctcctcctcctctcggctCCCTCCCCCACGGTGGCGGCCTCTTCTGCTCTCCTCCTCTGCGTGTCCCTAATTCGCTTCGATTCCGTCGCGTGAGGCACATGAGGTCCCACGCGGCTTCCTCCGCCCCCTCCCGGCTCGCCAGGCTGGTCCCCTTCGCATCCGCTGCCGAGAGTGGCGTCGCGGACCCGAACGGATCTCCGGCCCCCACTTCTCTGCCCCTAGAAGATGAAG AAAGTTTGTCACTTGGGAGGTATAGGCTTCCTCCAAAGGAAATTCGAGATATTGTTGATGCACCACCCCTTCCTGTATTGTCATTTTCACCACACAGGGATAAGATACTCTTTCTGAAACGAAGATCTCTGCCACCGCTTTCAGAGCTTGCTCGCCCTGAGGAAAAGCTTGCTGGTATACGAATTGATGGTAACTATAATGCCCGGAGTCGAAT GTCCTTCTATACGGGGATTGGGATTCATTCCTTAACTGATGATGGTAAGCTAGGACCTGAACAAGAAGTGCACGGATTCCCTGATGGAGCTAAGATTAATTTTGTTAGCTG GTCACGAGATGGTCGGCATTTATCATTCAGCATTCGAGTTGATGAG GAGGAAAACAATAGTAGCAAGCTTAGAGTTTGGGTCGCAGATGTAGAATCTGGAAAAGCTAGACCACTGTTCCAATCGCCTGATATATTCTTGAACGCAGTTTTTGACAAGTACAg TTTCGTCTGGGTGAACGATTCCATGTTGTTAGTTTGCACTATCCCTATTTCTCGTGGAGCCCCTCCAAAGAAACCATTGGTCCCATCTGGCCCAAAAGTTCAATCAAATGAGCAGAAAAATGTTGTTCAAGTTAGGACCTTCCAGGATCTACTGAAGGACGAATATGATGAAGATTTATTTGACTACTATTCCACATCACAGCTAGTACTGGTATCTTTGGATGGGACAATGAAGACTGTTGGGCCACCTGCTGTATATACATCTATTGATCCTTCACCAGATGACAAGTACATAATGGTTACTTCTATTCATCGACCGTACTCCTACATTGTACCCTGTGGAAGATTCCCAAAGAAAGTTGAATTGTGGACAACAACTGGGAAGTTTGTCAGAGAAATATGTGACTTGCCTTTGGCTGAAGATATTCCTATTGCATTCAATAGCGTACGCAGAGGAAAGCGTTCGATCAATTGGAGACCAGACAAACCTTCAACTCTATATTG GGTGGAGACACAAGATGGAGGAGATGCAAAGACGGAAGTTTCTCCACGTGATATTGTTTACATGGAGTCTGCTGAACCTATAAACGGTGAACAGCCTGAGGTTTTACATAAACTTGATCTTCGATATGG AGGTATCTCTTGGTGTGATGATACCCTTGCTTTAGTGTATGAATCATGGTATAAAACACGACGAACTAGGACATGGGTCATCGCTCCAGACAGTAAAAATGTTAATCCACGAATACTATTTGATAGATCATCAGAAGATGCATATTCTGATCCAGGCTCTCCAATGATGCGGCGAACACAAGCTGGTACCTATGTCATTGCCAAAATTAAAAAGCAAGATGAGGGAACATACATTTTACTGAATGGAAGAGGTGCGACACCAGAAGGAAACATTCCATTCCTTGATTTGTTTGACGT AAATACAGGAGTTAAAGAGAGGATATGGGAAAGTGACAAGGAAAAATAttatgaaactgttgttgcattaATGTCAGATTACACTGATGGTGAATTGCCCATTGATCAATTAAGAATACTTACTTCAAAGGAATCGAAAACGGAAAATACTCAATATTTTCTACAGGCTTGGCCAGATAAAAAGTCATTTCAGATTACAAATTTCCCCCATCCTTATCCTCAGTTGGCGTCCTTACAGAAAGAGATGATCAGATACCAGAGGAAGGATGGTGTTCAACTAACTGCAACACTTTACTTGCCTCCTGGTTACAGTCCTACTAAAGAAGGACCTCTGCCATGCTTAGTCTGGTCTTATCCTGGAGAGTTTAAAAGCAAAGATGCTGCCGGTCAAGTTCGTGGTTCTCCCAATGAGTTTGCAGGAATAGGTCCTACATCACCACTTCTCTGGTTGGCTAGAGG ATTTGCAATTCTCTCTGGCCCAACAATCCCAATTATTGGTGAAGGTGATGAAGAGGCAAATGACCG GTATGTAGAACAACTGGTTGCTAGTTCGGAGGCTGCAGTTGAGGAAGTCATACGAAGAGGG GTCGCTCATCCAAATAAAATTGCTGTTGGTGGTCACTCTTATGGGGCTTTCATGACAGCTAATCTATTAGCTCATGCACCCCATCTTTTTTGTTGTGGCATTTCTCGTTCTGGAGCATACAATAGGACTCTAACTCCTTTTGGCTTTCAG AACGAAGATAGAACACTTTGGGAGGCCACTAATACTTATATTGAGATGAGTCCTTTCATGTCtgcaaataaaataaagaaaccaATTCTATTAATACATGGGGAAGAAGACAACAACTCAGGAACATTGACGATGCAG TCCGATCGTTTTTTCAATGCTTTGAAAGGACATGGAGCACTCTGCCGTTTGGTTATTCTTccctttgaaagtcatggttattCTGCTAGAGAGAGTATCATGCATGTCCTATGGGAGACTGATATGTGGCTGCAGAAATACTGTGTAGAAAGTTCTGATCAATCTTCAGATCTTTATTCATCCAGTGGTGAATCTCCAAATTCTTCTGAAAATAAGGCCATCTCAGCTACTGGATCTGTGCCTGACCATGAAAGTACACAAGAGGATGGGTTTTATTTTACACCAAG ATAA
- the LOC135620124 gene encoding probable glutamyl endopeptidase, chloroplastic isoform X3 → MFLHKVYCRFSLIYPTLCPPPPPPLGSLPHGGGLFCSPPLRVPNSLRFRRVRHMRSHAASSAPSRLARLVPFASAAESGVADPNGSPAPTSLPLEDEESLSLGRYRLPPKEIRDIVDAPPLPVLSFSPHRDKILFLKRRSLPPLSELARPEEKLAGIRIDGNYNARSRMSFYTGIGIHSLTDDGKLGPEQEVHGFPDGAKINFVSWSRDGRHLSFSIRVDEEENNSSKLRVWVADVESGKARPLFQSPDIFLNAVFDNFVWVNDSMLLVCTIPISRGAPPKKPLVPSGPKVQSNEQKNVVQVRTFQDLLKDEYDEDLFDYYSTSQLVLVSLDGTMKTVGPPAVYTSIDPSPDDKYIMVTSIHRPYSYIVPCGRFPKKVELWTTTGKFVREICDLPLAEDIPIAFNSVRRGKRSINWRPDKPSTLYWVETQDGGDAKTEVSPRDIVYMESAEPINGEQPEVLHKLDLRYGGISWCDDTLALVYESWYKTRRTRTWVIAPDSKNVNPRILFDRSSEDAYSDPGSPMMRRTQAGTYVIAKIKKQDEGTYILLNGRGATPEGNIPFLDLFDVNTGVKERIWESDKEKYYETVVALMSDYTDGELPIDQLRILTSKESKTENTQYFLQAWPDKKSFQITNFPHPYPQLASLQKEMIRYQRKDGVQLTATLYLPPGYSPTKEGPLPCLVWSYPGEFKSKDAAGQVRGSPNEFAGIGPTSPLLWLARGFAILSGPTIPIIGEGDEEANDRYVEQLVASSEAAVEEVIRRGVAHPNKIAVGGHSYGAFMTANLLAHAPHLFCCGISRSGAYNRTLTPFGFQNEDRTLWEATNTYIEMSPFMSANKIKKPILLIHGEEDNNSGTLTMQSDRFFNALKGHGALCRLVILPFESHGYSARESIMHVLWETDMWLQKYCVESSDQSSDLYSSSGESPNSSENKAISATGSVPDHESTQEDGFYFTPRSLL, encoded by the exons ATGTTCCTTCACAAAGTCTACTGCCGCTTCTCTCTCATCTATCCCACGCTgtgcccccctcctcctcctcctctcggctCCCTCCCCCACGGTGGCGGCCTCTTCTGCTCTCCTCCTCTGCGTGTCCCTAATTCGCTTCGATTCCGTCGCGTGAGGCACATGAGGTCCCACGCGGCTTCCTCCGCCCCCTCCCGGCTCGCCAGGCTGGTCCCCTTCGCATCCGCTGCCGAGAGTGGCGTCGCGGACCCGAACGGATCTCCGGCCCCCACTTCTCTGCCCCTAGAAGATGAAG AAAGTTTGTCACTTGGGAGGTATAGGCTTCCTCCAAAGGAAATTCGAGATATTGTTGATGCACCACCCCTTCCTGTATTGTCATTTTCACCACACAGGGATAAGATACTCTTTCTGAAACGAAGATCTCTGCCACCGCTTTCAGAGCTTGCTCGCCCTGAGGAAAAGCTTGCTGGTATACGAATTGATGGTAACTATAATGCCCGGAGTCGAAT GTCCTTCTATACGGGGATTGGGATTCATTCCTTAACTGATGATGGTAAGCTAGGACCTGAACAAGAAGTGCACGGATTCCCTGATGGAGCTAAGATTAATTTTGTTAGCTG GTCACGAGATGGTCGGCATTTATCATTCAGCATTCGAGTTGATGAG GAGGAAAACAATAGTAGCAAGCTTAGAGTTTGGGTCGCAGATGTAGAATCTGGAAAAGCTAGACCACTGTTCCAATCGCCTGATATATTCTTGAACGCAGTTTTTGACAA TTTCGTCTGGGTGAACGATTCCATGTTGTTAGTTTGCACTATCCCTATTTCTCGTGGAGCCCCTCCAAAGAAACCATTGGTCCCATCTGGCCCAAAAGTTCAATCAAATGAGCAGAAAAATGTTGTTCAAGTTAGGACCTTCCAGGATCTACTGAAGGACGAATATGATGAAGATTTATTTGACTACTATTCCACATCACAGCTAGTACTGGTATCTTTGGATGGGACAATGAAGACTGTTGGGCCACCTGCTGTATATACATCTATTGATCCTTCACCAGATGACAAGTACATAATGGTTACTTCTATTCATCGACCGTACTCCTACATTGTACCCTGTGGAAGATTCCCAAAGAAAGTTGAATTGTGGACAACAACTGGGAAGTTTGTCAGAGAAATATGTGACTTGCCTTTGGCTGAAGATATTCCTATTGCATTCAATAGCGTACGCAGAGGAAAGCGTTCGATCAATTGGAGACCAGACAAACCTTCAACTCTATATTG GGTGGAGACACAAGATGGAGGAGATGCAAAGACGGAAGTTTCTCCACGTGATATTGTTTACATGGAGTCTGCTGAACCTATAAACGGTGAACAGCCTGAGGTTTTACATAAACTTGATCTTCGATATGG AGGTATCTCTTGGTGTGATGATACCCTTGCTTTAGTGTATGAATCATGGTATAAAACACGACGAACTAGGACATGGGTCATCGCTCCAGACAGTAAAAATGTTAATCCACGAATACTATTTGATAGATCATCAGAAGATGCATATTCTGATCCAGGCTCTCCAATGATGCGGCGAACACAAGCTGGTACCTATGTCATTGCCAAAATTAAAAAGCAAGATGAGGGAACATACATTTTACTGAATGGAAGAGGTGCGACACCAGAAGGAAACATTCCATTCCTTGATTTGTTTGACGT AAATACAGGAGTTAAAGAGAGGATATGGGAAAGTGACAAGGAAAAATAttatgaaactgttgttgcattaATGTCAGATTACACTGATGGTGAATTGCCCATTGATCAATTAAGAATACTTACTTCAAAGGAATCGAAAACGGAAAATACTCAATATTTTCTACAGGCTTGGCCAGATAAAAAGTCATTTCAGATTACAAATTTCCCCCATCCTTATCCTCAGTTGGCGTCCTTACAGAAAGAGATGATCAGATACCAGAGGAAGGATGGTGTTCAACTAACTGCAACACTTTACTTGCCTCCTGGTTACAGTCCTACTAAAGAAGGACCTCTGCCATGCTTAGTCTGGTCTTATCCTGGAGAGTTTAAAAGCAAAGATGCTGCCGGTCAAGTTCGTGGTTCTCCCAATGAGTTTGCAGGAATAGGTCCTACATCACCACTTCTCTGGTTGGCTAGAGG ATTTGCAATTCTCTCTGGCCCAACAATCCCAATTATTGGTGAAGGTGATGAAGAGGCAAATGACCG GTATGTAGAACAACTGGTTGCTAGTTCGGAGGCTGCAGTTGAGGAAGTCATACGAAGAGGG GTCGCTCATCCAAATAAAATTGCTGTTGGTGGTCACTCTTATGGGGCTTTCATGACAGCTAATCTATTAGCTCATGCACCCCATCTTTTTTGTTGTGGCATTTCTCGTTCTGGAGCATACAATAGGACTCTAACTCCTTTTGGCTTTCAG AACGAAGATAGAACACTTTGGGAGGCCACTAATACTTATATTGAGATGAGTCCTTTCATGTCtgcaaataaaataaagaaaccaATTCTATTAATACATGGGGAAGAAGACAACAACTCAGGAACATTGACGATGCAG TCCGATCGTTTTTTCAATGCTTTGAAAGGACATGGAGCACTCTGCCGTTTGGTTATTCTTccctttgaaagtcatggttattCTGCTAGAGAGAGTATCATGCATGTCCTATGGGAGACTGATATGTGGCTGCAGAAATACTGTGTAGAAAGTTCTGATCAATCTTCAGATCTTTATTCATCCAGTGGTGAATCTCCAAATTCTTCTGAAAATAAGGCCATCTCAGCTACTGGATCTGTGCCTGACCATGAAAGTACACAAGAGGATGGGTTTTATTTTACACCAAGGTCTCTATTGTG A